In one window of Bacillaceae bacterium S4-13-56 DNA:
- a CDS encoding sigma-70 family RNA polymerase sigma factor, with protein sequence MEEAKVSQETIELIMDQYGDEIKRFVYTYVKNHADTDDVTQEVFVTVYQKLHTYKGISSLRSWIYSIASNKSKDYLRSWKGRNQRLKEKLYNSQEPMIDNRSPEDISSRKSESSELLNQVLQLPLKYRELIILYYFKDFSIKEISDLLGEKEATIRTRLARGRQRLKFGIERGEQDGR encoded by the coding sequence ATGGAAGAAGCTAAGGTAAGTCAAGAAACCATTGAATTAATCATGGATCAATATGGGGATGAAATAAAACGTTTTGTTTATACGTATGTAAAAAATCATGCAGATACAGATGATGTTACACAAGAAGTGTTTGTGACTGTTTATCAGAAGTTGCACACGTATAAAGGGATCTCATCACTGAGGAGCTGGATCTATTCCATCGCTAGTAACAAGAGTAAGGATTATTTAAGAAGTTGGAAGGGCAGAAATCAAAGGCTTAAGGAGAAGCTTTATAACTCACAGGAACCAATGATTGATAATAGAAGTCCAGAAGATATTTCATCTAGAAAATCAGAATCATCGGAACTACTCAACCAAGTTTTACAGCTACCGTTAAAATATCGTGAATTAATCATTCTCTACTATTTTAAAGATTTTTCCATCAAAGAGATTTCAGACTTATTGGGAGAAAAAGAGGCAACCATTCGAACAAGATTAGCACGAGGACGTCAACGTCTAAAGTTTGGTATAGAGAGAGGTGAACAAGATGGAAGATAA
- a CDS encoding PRC-barrel domain-containing protein, with translation MLQLASILENYNVQATDGELGKVKDLYFEKDTWVVRYLLVDTKKWLPGRKVLVSPVSFDFVDPAEATVNILETEERMKESPTINESDTITSKVEADLGRFFEWPLYWGGMNLWGSYATPRLWLESNENYELEPISNKDEEKIRVESVNDMKGAINGYRIQVKDGKIGHVSDVIVDDDNWEIKFLVIETRNFLPGDFVAISTKWIDEISWMDKEVKVDLEKDTIVNGPFFNPVEPINEEESLYHR, from the coding sequence ATGCTACAACTTGCGAGTATATTAGAAAACTATAATGTCCAAGCTACTGATGGAGAATTAGGTAAGGTGAAGGATCTTTATTTTGAAAAAGATACGTGGGTGGTTCGTTATTTACTTGTTGATACAAAAAAGTGGCTACCAGGACGAAAGGTGTTAGTGTCGCCAGTGTCCTTCGATTTTGTTGACCCAGCGGAAGCAACAGTAAACATCTTAGAAACGGAGGAACGAATGAAAGAAAGTCCAACCATTAATGAATCGGATACCATTACTTCTAAGGTTGAAGCAGATCTAGGACGTTTTTTTGAATGGCCGCTATATTGGGGAGGAATGAATCTATGGGGTTCTTATGCTACACCTAGACTGTGGCTTGAATCAAACGAGAACTACGAACTCGAGCCAATAAGTAACAAAGACGAGGAAAAGATACGTGTAGAAAGTGTGAATGATATGAAAGGTGCCATTAATGGGTATCGAATACAAGTCAAAGATGGAAAAATTGGACATGTTTCTGATGTAATTGTGGACGATGATAATTGGGAAATAAAATTTCTAGTTATTGAAACCCGCAATTTCTTACCAGGTGATTTCGTTGCCATCTCCACAAAATGGATTGATGAGATTTCTTGGATGGACAAGGAAGTCAAAGTTGATTTAGAGAAAGATACCATTGTAAATGGTCCATTCTTTAATCCAGTCGAGCCTATCAATGAAGAAGAGAGCTTATACCATCGATAG
- a CDS encoding YitT family protein — MDFVRKGLAIFFGSLILSIGINYFLVPFKVLDGGVIGLGLIMKYLIGAPAGLVIICISTPIFIIAWIRYCNYFYNSLHGLLVSSFFIDLLRTQQPVGLFGPVVSAVVGGILVGLGIGIMLRARTSTGGTDLLAQFISDFSGINVGILIFLMDALVISLGGYLFSAETFLLSIITICFVGLTTSLCTWNLPPQKEAKIIK, encoded by the coding sequence ATGGACTTTGTTAGAAAGGGACTAGCTATTTTTTTTGGAAGTTTGATTCTTTCCATAGGTATTAATTATTTTTTAGTTCCTTTTAAAGTATTGGATGGTGGAGTCATAGGACTTGGACTTATTATGAAATATTTAATAGGTGCTCCTGCAGGGCTGGTCATTATTTGTATCAGTACTCCTATCTTCATAATTGCATGGATAAGGTATTGCAATTATTTTTATAATAGTCTTCACGGGTTACTTGTCTCCTCATTCTTTATCGACCTACTTCGTACTCAACAACCAGTTGGACTTTTTGGACCGGTGGTAAGCGCGGTAGTGGGTGGTATATTAGTAGGGTTAGGGATAGGAATTATGCTTAGAGCAAGAACAAGTACTGGTGGGACAGATTTGTTAGCACAATTTATTTCGGATTTCTCAGGAATAAATGTAGGTATTCTTATATTTTTAATGGATGCTCTAGTAATTTCATTAGGAGGGTATCTTTTTTCTGCTGAAACCTTCCTATTGTCTATCATTACCATTTGTTTTGTCGGTCTAACGACAAGCTTGTGTACATGGAATCTACCTCCCCAAAAAGAAGCGAAAATCATAAAATAA